In the Mya arenaria isolate MELC-2E11 chromosome 11, ASM2691426v1 genome, one interval contains:
- the LOC128209940 gene encoding lysophosphatidylserine lipase ABHD12-like: MKRRGEGKSRDSDHGTSMKQNLAGRKSSSKSRTSDSLFADQSKWFVFKLLKVMVITAALVYIVIPVFVKTNPWIQNKIIFLNNLRWPPFIDFSDAEAIVHFPTRNFHLTTDDEIRLGLWHVLPGSLKEADISFDKYEALLNDSHPVVLYLHGNSGTRAGWHRVGLYRVLAEMNFHVIAMDYRGYGDSSGSPSEDGVVSDALFVYRWLRQRKGNAPFFIWGHSLGTGVTAKLAKIICRNDEAPDGIFLESGFNNILDAATHHPMASPYKKMPWFHWLFLDTITENNIHFQSDQSIADVSPPLLILHAEDDVIVPFHLGVKLYEAAVSTRPDMYGPAEFVPFNASLGYGHKLIFMAPELPDIIRKFMQLCQERKQKLLSESKLVT; this comes from the exons ATGAAACGAAGAGGTGAGGGAAAAAGTAGAGATTCTGATCATGGCACTTCGATGAAACAAAATTTGGCAGGCAGAAAATCATCGAGTAAAAGTAGAACCAGTGACAGCTTGTTCGCTGATCAAAG cAAATGGTTTGTTTTCAAACTGTTGAAGGTCATGGTGATTACTGCTGCACTGGTTTACATCGTGATTCCGGTGTTTGTGAAAACAAATCCTTGGATACAGAATAAAATCATCTTCCTGAATAATT TGAGGTGGCCACCATTCATTGACTTCTCAGATGCAGAAGCCATTGTTCATTTTCCCACCAGAAACTTTCACTTGACTACAGATGATGAGATTCGCTTGGGTCTATG GCATGTGTTACCAGGGAGTTTGAAAGAAGCAGATATTTCCTTTGACAAGTATGAAGCACTGTTAAATGACTCCCATCCAGTTGTTCTCTACCTTCATGGAAACTCAGGGACAAG AGCGGGGTGGCATCGTGTTGGATTGTACCGAGTGCTGGCCGAGATGAACTTCCATGTGATAGCAATGGACTACAGAG GCTATGGAGACTCTTCAGGTAGTCCATCGGAAGATGGTGTTGTGTCAGACGCCTTGTTTGTGTATCGCTGGCTCCGGCAGCGGAAAGGGAATGCACCATTTTTCATCTGGGGACATTCACTTGGAACAGG tgtGACGGCCAAACTAGCAAAAATCATTTGCAGAAATG ATGAAGCACCTGATGGAATTTTCCTGGAGTCTGGATTCAACAACATACTGGATGCGGCTACCCATCACCCCATGGCTTCA CCCTACAAGAAAATGCCTTGGTTCCACTGGCTTTTCCTGGACACAATCACAGAAAACAACATACACTTCCAAAGCGATCAAAG CATTGCTGATGTGTCGCCACCCTTGTTAATCCTGCATGCGGAAGATGACGTCATAGTTCCATTCCATCTTGGAGTGAAG CTTTATGAAGCAGCTGTATCAACAAGGCCGGACATGTATGGCCCAGCAGAGTTTGTTCCCTTTAACGCCAGTCTTGGATATGGCCACAAGCTCATTTTTATGGCACCAGAACTTCCGGATATCATTAG GAAGTTTATGCAGCTATGCCAAGAAAGGAAGCAGAAGTTATTATCTGAATCCAAGCTGGTGACTTAA